Below is a genomic region from Brassica oleracea var. oleracea cultivar TO1000 chromosome C9, BOL, whole genome shotgun sequence.
ATGGAGAAAATGAGGATAGAACAATCAAACAAGAGCTTTGAAATGGCCAAAAAGTAATCTTGTGGTGGGTGGGTGCGAATATTTATGTATTATTTTGTTTTTACTCTTCTTGTATATTGCTGAAAGCTACAATACACTTGTCTTAATATACTGTTTCCGTAAATCACATAATCTTCTATTTTATTATCTCATTAATATCTACTTTAGAAACACCGAGACAGATGATGAGTATATCACATTCACGCAATCTGTTGGAGTTTGTTCAGAACGTACTGAAACATGTCCGAAGATCTTTCTTCGAACATTATACAACATAAAAGTGAGGCGCGCGAATATGTTAATAGCAAAAAGGCAACAAAAGCTAAATTAAAGAGAGAAAAAGTAGAGTGATTTGGCCTCAATCAACGGAAACGTATCTTAATTTATGAGGTTCCCTCTTTCTTTTACTTTTGACACAAGTAGGCCAAGGCATCCGGGTATTCGGGTCGGGTTCGGGTCGGGTTCGGGTCGGGTCCGGGTCCTTCGGGTCCTAGCAATTTAGACCCATATAGGTACCTATAACTTTTCGGGTCGGTTCCGGGTCGGGTCTTGTCGGGTCCGGATCGGTTCGGATCTATAATTTCAATATCCGTAAAATACCCAAAATTTTCGGGTATATTTCGGATCCTGGTCGGTTCGGGTATTTAGGACCCGAAGTACCCGAACTGGACCCGAAAACTCTAAAAATACCTAAAGAACCGCAAAAATACCCAAAAATTTATCCAAAATCAGACCCGAAAACCCAAAACATACCCGAATACCCAAATTATATTTTCTAAAAATCTAAAATTTCACCAAAAAACTACAATTATACCCGAAAATCCAAACCCAAATTTTTTAAAAAAATTCATAATACCAAAAATATACCCAATCACCCAAATATACCTAGTATATACAATTATTTGCGGGTACTTCGGATACCAGAACGGGTCTCGGGTAGGACTCAGACCCGAACCGAGACCCGCGGGTCCAAAAAAAAGATCCAATAGGTACTTAGCATGGACCCGGACCCGGACCTGAACCTGTATTTTCGAGTCGATTCCGGTTCGGGTCTTCGGATCCGGGTAAAATGCCCAGGCCTAGACACAAGCCAACGGTCGACTAATACATACATACATACATGGAACACAGAAAATAACAACAAGGGAGGTATACTTGTCACTGTTTACACCTCTTCCACATCGTTTCCTTAACGTTTAATCCAAACCTTGTTCAGCTTTTAAGCGTTTTAATCATTACTGATTGTAAGGATATGATTTGAAAGAAAAAAGAAATTCAAATAAGATTGGAGTAGTGTAAAAAGAAAACGTGAATTGAGCCAAACGAGGAGGTGGTCCTCGGGATGATTGTGAATGGAGATAATCTAAACCAGCCAGGAACCGCCACGTGTCATTTTAGCTTTATAGATTTCCTTAGCCAGCACCATTATTGTGATTGTATAAATATGACCCTTTCCTTCATCTCTCCCATTTCCATTCTCCATATATAGAGCCAACAACACAAAGATATAATACACAGGAACCAAAAGCGAAGTCAAGCAAATATAAAAATAATGAAGAAGGCGGCAGAATTCGTGAAGGACATAATAAACATGTTGGCTGGTCTGGCGAAGGAGAAGACTAAGGAGCTAAAGAGGAAGACAAGAGCCTTTAAGACCCGTCTTGTAATATTCTCGCTACTCCACAACAGAAACATGGTGGTGAGCTCGTGGTCTCACAAGCTCAAATCCAAACCAACATCAAGAAGCCTAGATGATGGTGGTAATAAGGATAAAAATAACATGGTGGTGGTGTATAGCCACAACGCCATGTCTAGCACTCCTGCTGCCTCTCCGCAATATGTACAATATGTGGACGAGGAAGATGAAGAAGAAGAGGAAGATGATGAAAAGTATCCAGACTTGAGACACTCGCTGTTTGAGGCAGAGGGCTCGGTGATAGACATGGTGAAACACTCCAAGGAAGACAAGGGAGAAGAGTTTCGGTTGGAAGATGAGATCGACAACGTGGCTGATCTTTTCATTACCCGGTTCCACCGACAGATGTGGTTGCAGAAGCAGCTTTCTCTCGAGAATATTCAAGATACATCGAACTGATTTCAATCGTGTGATATACATACACATAACGCCCCTTCTCTTTTTTTTAGGGTGCGGAGGACGCAATGATCCTCTTAGATTGTTTAGCGTAGTGAAATGAAAACGGGACGTATACACATGCATGTTTATATCAACGTCCCCTC
It encodes:
- the LOC106316288 gene encoding uncharacterized protein LOC106316288; translation: MKKAAEFVKDIINMLAGLAKEKTKELKRKTRAFKTRLVIFSLLHNRNMVVSSWSHKLKSKPTSRSLDDGGNKDKNNMVVVYSHNAMSSTPAASPQYVQYVDEEDEEEEEDDEKYPDLRHSLFEAEGSVIDMVKHSKEDKGEEFRLEDEIDNVADLFITRFHRQMWLQKQLSLENIQDTSN